The sequence below is a genomic window from Streptomyces sp. B21-105.
GCAACCGATGACGGCGACCGTGTCGCCCCGGCCCACATTGCCGGTGTTGACCGCCGCACCGATGCCGGCCATCACTCCGCAGCCGAGCAACCCGGCCACCTGCGGCGCCACCGACGGGTCGACCCTGGTGCACTGCCCGGCCGCGACCAGGGTCTTCTCCGCGAAGGCGCCGATGCCCAGGGCGGGCGAAAGCTCCTGGCCACTTGCGGCGAGGGTCATCTTCTGCCGGGCGTTGTGGGTGTTGAAGCAGTACCAGGGCCGCCCGCGCCGACAGGCCCGGCAATTCCCACACACCGCACGCCAGTTGAGGATGACGAAGTCACCGGGCGCGACATCGGTGACGTTTGCGCCGACCGACTCCACCACGCCCGCCGCCTCATGGCCGAGCAGGAAGGGGAAGTCGTCGCTGATGCCGCCCTGCTTGTAGTGCAGGTCGGTGTGGCACACCCCGCATGCCTGGACCCGAACCACCGCCTCACCGGGGCCGGGACCAGGGATCACGATCGTCTCCACCCGCACAGGCTCGCCCTTGCCCGGAGCGATCACACCACGTACTTCCTGCGCCATGAGGTCAGCTGCCCTTCTCGGAGTAGTCGTGGAAGCCGCGCCCGGACTTTCGGCCCAGCAGACCCGCCTCCACCATGCGCAGCAGCAGGGGAGGCGGGGCGTGCTGCGGGTCCTTGAAGTCCGCGTACATCGCCTCGGCGATGGCGGTGAGGGTGTCCAGGCCGATCAGGTCGGCCAGGCTCAGCGGACCCATGGGGTGGGCGCAGCCGAGGACCATGCCGGTGTCGATGTCCTCCGCGGAGGCGTGGCCGGACTCCAGCATCCGGATCGCCGAGAGAAGGTACGGCACGAGCAGGGCGTTCACCACGAACCCGGCGCGGTCCTGCGCGCGGATCACCTTCTTGCCCAGCACTCCGGTGACGAACCGCTCCGCACGCGCTTGAGCTTGAGGAGCCGTCAACAGCGACGGGACGATCTCGACCAGCTCCAGCACCGGCACGGGATTGAAGAAGTGCACCCCGATCACCTGCTGCGGGCGCGTCGTGGCCGTGCCCAGTTTCATGATGGGCAGGGAGGAGGTGTTCGATGCCAGGAGGGCGTCCTCCCGGGTGACGATCCGGTCGAGCTCGGCGAACAGCTCGACCTTGACCTTCTCGTCCTCCGTAGCCGCCTCCACCACCAGGTCCCGGTCGGCGAGATCCGTGAGGTCGAGGGTGACCCGCAGCCGGTCGAGTGCGGCGTCCCGTTCCGCGCCGGTGAGCTTTCCACGTCGTACGCCCCGGTCGAGCGAGGCGGTGATCCGGGCCCGGCCGGCCTCGGCCGCCCCAGGACTCACCTCGTGGACCACCACGTCCAGCCCCGCCCGGGCGCAGACCTCGGCGATGCCCGCGCCCATCAGACCGCAGCCGACGACCCCGACTCTGCGAATGTCCGAACTCACCGGAAGGCCGCCTGCCCCGTCAGCGCCTGGCCGATCACCAGGGTGTGCATCTCGACCGTGCCCTCGTAGGTGAGGATCGACTCCAGGTTGTTGGCGTGCCGGATGACCGGGTACTCCAGCGAGATGCCGTTGGCGCCCAGCACGGTGCGTGCGGTGCGGCAGATCTCCAGCGCCGCCCGGGTGTTGTTGAGCTTGCCGTAGCTGACCTGCTCGGGACGCAGGCCCCGGTCGTCCTTGGTGCGGCCCAGATGCAGGGCCAGCAGGAAACCCTTGTTCAGCTCCAGGGACATGTCGGTCAGCTTGGCCTGGGTCAGTTGGAAGCCGCTGATCGGGCGGCCGAACTGGACCCGGTCGCCGGCGTAGGCCAGCGCCGCCCGGAAGGCGGACCGGGCGGCGCCCATCGCGCCCCAGGCGATGCCGTAGCGGGCCTCGCTCAGGCAGGACAGCGGTCCGCGCAGTCCCCGCACGCCGGGCAGGACCGCACTGCCCGGCAGCCGTACGGAATCCAGCACCAGCTCGCTGGTCACCGACGCCCGCAGCGACATCTTGTGCTTGATCGCGGGTGCTGAGACGCCCGGCGTGTCGGTGGGGACGACGAAGCCGCGGATGCCGTCCTCCGTACGCGCCCAGACGACGGCGACATCCGCCACCGAACCGTTGGTGATCCACATCTTGCGGCCGTCGAGGACCCAGTCTCCCCCACTCTCGGCTTCGCTCGAGCGGGAGGTGCCCCCACCGTCGCGGCGGGCGGCGGTGCGCATACTGCCGGGGTCGGAGCCGGAGTCGGGTTCGGTCAGGCCGAAGCAGCCGATGGCCGTACCCGCCGCCATCCGCGGCAGCCACTCCTCCTTCTGCTCCTCGGAGCCGAAGGCGTGGATCGCGTACATGGCCAGGGAGCCCTGGACGGAGACCAGGGAGCGCAGCCCGGAGTCGGTCGCCTCCAGTTCCAGGCAGGCCAGGCCGTAGTCGACCGCGCTCATGCCGGCGCAGCCGTAGCCTTCCAGGTGCATGCCCAGCAGGCCGAGTTCACCGAGCTCCTTGGTGAGTCCGCGGATGTCCTCGATCTCCCCCTGCTCGAACCAACCGGCGATGTGCGGGTCGACGCGCCGGTCGCAGAAGGTGCGCACCGCCTCGCGCACGGCGCGCTCGTCCGGCGTGAGCAGGCTGTCGAGTTCCAGAAGGTCGAGGGGGTCGGCCGGTCGCCCGGCTTGCTGAGCGTGCATCACATTCTCCAGGGATCTCGCAGGGGTCAGGCCGTGGCCGTCGGGCTGATGATGAAGTTGCTGAAGCCGCCGTTGCGCACGGCGATCCCGCTGATGGCCTCGTTGACCTGCTCCAGGGGGTACACCTCGTGCTCCAGGGGGCTCAGGTCCAGCAGACCGGCCTCGACCATGTCGGCCATGGCCTGGCCCTCGCCGGAGGTGAACCACGCCGAGCCGATCAGCCGCAGCTGCTGGTCCATCATCCGGTGGATGTCGATCGGCAGATCACCGGCCATGGCGCCGATGTTGACGGCGATGCCGCCGCGCGCCATCGCCCGCATGCCCGCCCGGAACGTCTCGTGCGGGGCGCCCGGGCCGAGGGCGTCGATGTAGATGTCGGCGCCGTAGCCGCCGGTTTCCTCGCGGACCCAGTCGTCCAGCGGGCCGTCGTCGAGGGAGTGCAGGTGCAGCCGGCCGCCCGCCAGCTTGCCGACCTGGTCGAGGAGGGCCTTGTCCCGGCCGGTGCCGTACACGTGGGTGAGGCCCATGGCGGGAGCGAGGAGCGCGGCAGCGATGCCCAGCGTGCCGCTGATGCCGTTGATGAGGATCGTCTTGCCCGGACCGGCCTCGGCCTTGCGCAGTGCCGAGTACATGGTGCCGATGTAGC
It includes:
- a CDS encoding S-(hydroxymethyl)mycothiol dehydrogenase, producing the protein MAQEVRGVIAPGKGEPVRVETIVIPGPGPGEAVVRVQACGVCHTDLHYKQGGISDDFPFLLGHEAAGVVESVGANVTDVAPGDFVILNWRAVCGNCRACRRGRPWYCFNTHNARQKMTLAASGQELSPALGIGAFAEKTLVAAGQCTRVDPSVAPQVAGLLGCGVMAGIGAAVNTGNVGRGDTVAVIGCGGVGDAAVVGSRLAGAAKIIAVDIDDAKLAKAREMGATHTVNSRETDAVEAIRELAGGFGADVVIEAVGRPETYKQAFYARDLAGTVVLVGVPTPEMKLELPLSDVFGRGGSLKSSWYGDCLPSRDFPMLIDLHLQGRLDLGAFVTETIQLDEVEKAFERMHHGNVLRSVVVL
- a CDS encoding 3-hydroxybutyryl-CoA dehydrogenase, with translation MSSDIRRVGVVGCGLMGAGIAEVCARAGLDVVVHEVSPGAAEAGRARITASLDRGVRRGKLTGAERDAALDRLRVTLDLTDLADRDLVVEAATEDEKVKVELFAELDRIVTREDALLASNTSSLPIMKLGTATTRPQQVIGVHFFNPVPVLELVEIVPSLLTAPQAQARAERFVTGVLGKKVIRAQDRAGFVVNALLVPYLLSAIRMLESGHASAEDIDTGMVLGCAHPMGPLSLADLIGLDTLTAIAEAMYADFKDPQHAPPPLLLRMVEAGLLGRKSGRGFHDYSEKGS
- a CDS encoding alcohol dehydrogenase catalytic domain-containing protein, yielding MSATMRAARMHRVGEPMKLEELPVPEPGRGDVRVAVHAVNIVPNLANILNMWTTWFPHSPLPTLPAIFGLDPAGVVEAVGEGVQAFKPGDRVYVNPGRSCGSCRSCRSGDSINCASYAFAGYFGFSPTAVDLLDRYQGGLAEYMVAPAYSLVKLPDSLSFEAAARFGYIGTMYSALRKAEAGPGKTILINGISGTLGIAAALLAPAMGLTHVYGTGRDKALLDQVGKLAGGRLHLHSLDDGPLDDWVREETGGYGADIYIDALGPGAPHETFRAGMRAMARGGIAVNIGAMAGDLPIDIHRMMDQQLRLIGSAWFTSGEGQAMADMVEAGLLDLSPLEHEVYPLEQVNEAISGIAVRNGGFSNFIISPTATA
- a CDS encoding acyl-CoA dehydrogenase family protein, which codes for MHAQQAGRPADPLDLLELDSLLTPDERAVREAVRTFCDRRVDPHIAGWFEQGEIEDIRGLTKELGELGLLGMHLEGYGCAGMSAVDYGLACLELEATDSGLRSLVSVQGSLAMYAIHAFGSEEQKEEWLPRMAAGTAIGCFGLTEPDSGSDPGSMRTAARRDGGGTSRSSEAESGGDWVLDGRKMWITNGSVADVAVVWARTEDGIRGFVVPTDTPGVSAPAIKHKMSLRASVTSELVLDSVRLPGSAVLPGVRGLRGPLSCLSEARYGIAWGAMGAARSAFRAALAYAGDRVQFGRPISGFQLTQAKLTDMSLELNKGFLLALHLGRTKDDRGLRPEQVSYGKLNNTRAALEICRTARTVLGANGISLEYPVIRHANNLESILTYEGTVEMHTLVIGQALTGQAAFR